In Fundulus heteroclitus isolate FHET01 chromosome 18, MU-UCD_Fhet_4.1, whole genome shotgun sequence, a single genomic region encodes these proteins:
- the LOC105939702 gene encoding extracellular calcium-sensing receptor-like, translated as MHKTGDVMLGGLFQVHFFSIFPELSFTKEPQQLTCHGFDILGFRQAQTMIFAIDEVNRNSKLLPNVTLGYSLYDNCLTLGVGFRAALALISGQEEQIILNETCEGSPPVLGVVGDYFSTCSIAISTILGLYRVPMVSYFPTWACQSDRQKFPSFFRTIPSDAFQVRAMIQILKHFGWTWAGLLISDDDYGLHAARSFHSDLGVSGGGCLAYLEALPWEKDLIEFQRIVDVMKKSTARVVIVFAHEGQIINLMEEVVRQNLTGLQWLASGAWSTAAVLQTSDLMPFLGGTLGIAIHRGEIPGLRDFLLQTHPELQHDNSYGNNMVNQFWEFTFQCRFAPTPSGWVENGGKVCSGGEDIETAETGFLDVSDLRSEYNVYKAVYALAYALDEMLKCEPGKGPFSKKSCATLQTLEPWQLVYYLEKVNFTTSFGDQVSFDENGDALQIYDIINWLWLPDGQTKVQNVGVFKMSAFNGVQLTLGDKIFWNFESKKPPKSVCSNNCPPGTRVVRKKGEPDCCFDCIPCSEGTISNNSNSLECFGCPEDFWSSPQRDLCVPKKTEFLSYEEPLGICLTTASLLGTFICTVVLGVFIYHRRTPIVRANNAELNFNLLLSLKLCFLCPLLFIGRPRLWTCQVRHVAFGISFVLCVSCILAKTMSVLAVFKAPKLAGGARLKWFGVSQQRGTILVLTSIQAALLVSASPSPQKNTKYHNDKIVYECVVGSIVGFSVSLGYIGILAILTFVLAFMARNLPDNFNEAKLITFTMLIFCAVWVAFVPAHVNSQGKYADAVEVFAILASSFGLLVVMFGPKCCIILLRPERNTKKAIMGRGAE; from the exons ATGCACAAGACAGGGGATGTAATGCTTGGTGGGCTGTTTCAGGTCCACTTCTTTTCTATCTTTCCTGAACTGTCCTTTACCAAGGAACCACAGCAGCTCACATGCCATGG TTTTGATATTTTAGGGTTTAGACAGGCTCAGACAATGATCTTTGCTATTGATGAAGTCAACAGAAACTCCAAACTGTTACCCAATGTGACTTTGGGGTACAGTCTATATGACAACTGCCTCACTCTTGGAGTTGGATTTCGTGCAGCACTGGCATTAATCAGTGGTCAGGAGGAGCAAATTATATTGAATGAGACCTGTGAAGGAAGCCCTCCTGTTCTGGGGGTTGTGGGAGACTATTTTTCTACATGCTCTATCGCCATCTCCACCATTTTAGGTTTGTACAGAGTACCTATG GTGAGTTATTTTCCCACATGGGCCTGTCAAAGTGACCGGCAGAAGTTTCCATCCTTCTTTAGGACAATCCCAAGTGATGCTTTCCAG GTGCGTGCAATGATTCAGATACTGAAACACTTCGGCTGGACCTGGGCAGGTTTGCTGATAAGTGATGATGATTACGGGCTGCACGCTGCCCGATCCTTCCATTCTGATCTGGGTGTGTCTGGGGGAGGCTGTCTAGCCTATTTAGAAGCTTTGCCCTGGGAaaaggatttgattgaatttcaaAGGATTGTTGATGTGATGAAGAAATCCACAGCTCGTGTTGTTATTGTGTTTGCACATGAGGGTCAGATCATTAATCTCATGGAGGAG GTGGTGAGACAGAACTTGACGGGTCTTCAGTGGTTGGCGAGTGGAGCCTGGTCCACTGCTGCCGTGCTTCAGACATCTGACTTAATGCCATTCCTTGGTGGCACGTTGGGCATTGCTATCCATCGAGGAGAGATCCCAGGCCTCAGGGATTTCTTGCTACAAACACATCCTGAGCTACAACACGACAACAGCTATGGAAATAACATG GTCAACCAGTTTTGGGAATTCACATTTCAGTGTAGATTTGCACCAACTCCGTCAGGCTGGGTTGAGAATGGTGGAAAGGTTTGCTCAGGAGGCGAGGATATAGAGACAGCAGAGACTGGTTTCTTGGATGTTTCTGATCTCAGGTCTGAGTACAACGTTTACAAAGCTGTGTATGCACTGGCATATGCCCTTGATGAAATGCTAAAGTGTGAACCAGGGAAAGGGCCTTTTAGCAAGAAAAGCTGTGCCACTTTGCAAACACTTGAACCATGGCAG CTTGTGTATTACCTGGAAAAGGTTAATTTCACCACGTCATTTGGTGATCAAGTGTCATTTGATGAGAATGGTGATGCTTTACAAATATATGACATTATAAACTGGCTCTGGCTCCCTGATGGACAGACGAAAGTTCAAAATGTTGGagtgtttaaaatgtctgctTTCAATGGTGTACAGCTCACACTTGGAGACAAAATCTTCTGGAACTTTGAATCCAAAAAG CCACCTAAatcagtgtgcagcaacaactGTCCTCCAGGTACCCGTGTGGTGAGAAAGAAAGGGGAACCTGATTGCTGTTTTGACTGCATCCCTTGTTCTGAAGGAACGATCAGTAATAACAGTA ATTCCTTGGAGTGCTTTGGCTGTCCAGAGGATTTCTGGTCCAGCCCCCAGCGAGATCTCTGTGTTCCCAAGAAAACAGAGTTCCTCTCCTATGAGGAACCTTTAGGGATCTGTTTGACAACAGCGTCACTGCTGGGCACATTCATCTGCACTGTTGTTCTAGGGGTCTTCATTTATCACCGCAGAACACCGATAGTACGTGCCAACAATGCAGAACTTAATTTCAACCTGTTGCTTTCTCTTAAGTTGTGCTTCCTGTGTCCGCTGCTGTTTATTGGGCGGCCCAGACTGTGGACATGTCAGGTGAGGCATGTAGCATTTGGGATCAGCTTTGTGCTATGCGTCTCATGCATCCTGGCTAAAACCATGAGTGTTCTGGCTGTTTTCAAAGCACCCAAGCTAGCAGGGGGAGCCAGACTAAAGTGGTTTGGTGTTTCACAGCAAAGAGGAACAATTCTAGTTCTCACTTCTATTCAAGCAGCTTTGCTTGTCTCTGCCTCCCCTTCTccacaaaaaaacaccaaataccACAATGATAAGATAGTTTATGAGTGTGTAGTCGGCTCCATTGTTGgtttttcagtgtcactggGATACATTGGCATATTGGCTATTCTTACCTTTGTGTTAGCATTTATGGCAAGGAATCTTCCTGACAACTTTAATGAGGCCAAACTAATCACTTTCACTATGCTGATCTTCTGCGCTGTGTGGGTGGCCTTTGTTCCTGCACATGTCAACTCACAAGGGAAATATGCAGATGCAGTGGAGGTGTTTGCCATCCTGGCCTCCAGTTTTGGTCTTTTGGTGGTAATGTTTGGACCAAAATGTTGTATCATCTTGCTGAGACCAGAAAGAAATACAAAGAAGGCAATCATGGGAAGAGGAGCAGAGTAA
- the LOC105939713 gene encoding extracellular calcium-sensing receptor: MSLLSQLITRWTLSALSLLLVWLVGRPLGLGVGIKMAQTLNCYRWGTPSDRGLFEDGDVIFGGLFSLRYMPPAKDYRFTQQPDNKPCTGLQNLPLQYIYAMVFALEEINHSSTLLPGVKLGHHIHDSCALPAWALQAALSMVGGDTQSCNSDAISEEELGAGSGKGDRPVPLIIGGSSSITAQILSRLLGPLSVPLVSYTASSPSLSDRQQYRNFFRTMASDIYQARAIAQLAIKFNWTWIGAVVANNDYGLMAVKVIQEEIQESRVCLAFVETLQRENIVSDARRAALAIQASTAKVILIFTWYTDVMELFKQLEKLNVTDRQFLASEAWSTSSDLRQSTFSRRVASGVLGVAIRSSPLPGFETYLRNLNPSRRRNDQFLKEFWEEEFGCSPGTTTAPLFASLPPCNGTESLWAVNNVFTDTSQLRVTYNVYLAVYAAAHALHSLLSCPNVNSSPGRNITCSFRSPVKPIELMEQLSKVNFTTPQGEVFYFQGADITAKYDLVNWQSSPEGQVKLVLIGRVDGFDLHLTESAIQWSTGSSQVPVSVCSEACPPGTRMATRKGEPICCFDCIPCADGEISNTTGSTQCDQCPSEFWSNAEHTACVLRQLDFLSFNETLGITLTAVAVSGVTVTIAVFVVFLYYRQTPMVRANNSELSFLLLLSLKLCFLCSLVFIGRPSVWSCRFQQAAFGISFVLCVSCLQVKTIVVLAAFRSARPGAGALMKWFGPGQQRGSVCFFTSIQVIICIIWLSLSPPEPQPDLEIPGLHVTLKCAMDSVVGFSLVLGYIGLLGCTSLLLAFLGRKLPDNFNEAKLITFSMLIFCAVWVAFVPAYVSSPGKYAVAVEIFAILASSYGLLFCIFAPKCFIILLRPEKNTKKHLMARQ, encoded by the exons ATGTCCTTGCTGTCCCAGCTCATCACCCGGTGGactctctctgctctgtccttgCTTCTTGTGTGGCTTGTGGGAAGACCGCTGGGTCTCGGGGTGGGCATAAAGATGGCCCAGACCCTGAATTGTTACCGGTGGGGCACACCCAGCGACAGGGGGTTGTTTGAGGACGGGGATGTGATCTTCGGCGGGCTGTTTAGCCTTCGTTACATGCCTCCTGCTAAGGACTATAGATTCACTCAGCAGCCAGACAACAAACCTTGCACAGG TTTACAAAATCTACCATTACAGTACATCTATGCTATGGTGTTTGCTCTGGAGGAAATCAACCACAGCTCCACTTTACTGCCAGGTGTGAAGCTGGGCCATCACATTCATGATAGCTGTGCCCTCCCTGCTTGGGCTCTGCAGGCTGCATTGTCAATGGTTGGTGGAGACACCCAGAGCTGTAATTCGGATGCTATATCCGAGGAGGAATTAGGAGCCGGATCAGGCAAAG GTGATCGGCCTGTGCCTTTGATCATTGGTGGTTCCTCTTCTATAACAGCCCAGATATTGTCCAGACTCTTGGGACCCCTTTCTGTTCCTCTT gTAAGCTACACAGCTAGTTCCCCAAGTTTAAGTGACAGGCAACAATATCGCAATTTCTTCCGAACCATGGCCAGTGATATATATCAAGCACGTGCTATTGCTCAACTCGCTATAAAGTTTAACTGGACCTGGATTGGAGCAGTGGTGGCAAACAATGATTATGGCCTCATGGCAGTGAAG GTAATTCAGGAGGAAATTCAAGAGTCAAGGGTGTGCTTGGCATTTGTGGAGACCCTCCAAAGGGAAAACATCGTAAGTGATGCCAGACGAGCAGCACTTGCCATTCAAGCTTCAACTGCGAAGGTGATTTTGATCTTCACCTGGTATACAGACGTGATGGAACTGTTCAAACAACTTGAGAAGTTGAAT GTGACTGACAGACAATTTCTGGCAAGTGAGGCTTGGAGCACCAGTAGTGATCTTCGCCAGAGTACTTTCTCACGTAGAGTCGCAAGTGGTGTTCTTGGTGTGGCCATCCGAAGTTCCCCACTGCCTGGATTTGAAACTTATCTTCGTAATTTAAATCCATCGCGTCGCCGAAATGATCAGTTCTTAAAGGAATTTTGGGAAGAGGAGTTTGGATGTAGTCCTGGAACTACGACGGCTCCTCTTTTTGCGTCTCTTCCCCCCTGCAATGGCACAGAGAGCCTGTGGGCTGTAAATAATGTCTTCACTGACACGTCCCAGCTACGGGTGACATACAACGTCTATCTTGCAGTCTATGCTGCAGCCCACGCCCTTCACTCCCTACTTTCCTGCCCCAATGTTAACAGCTCTCCTGGACGTAACATCACTTGTTCATTTAGGAGTCCAGTGAAGCCCATTGAG CTGATGGAGCAGCTCAGCAAAGTGAACTTCACCACACCACAGGGTGAAGTGTTTTATTTCCAAGGCGCCGACATCACAGCAAAGTATGACCTTGTGAACTGGCAGAGCAGCCCAGAGGGACAGGTGAAACTTGTTTTGATTGGTCGTGTGGATGGCTTTGACCTCCACCTTACTGAGTCTGCTATTCAGTGGAGCACAGGGTCCAGCCAG GTGCCTGTTTCCGTCTGCAGTGAAGCTTGCCCGCCAGGTACACGGATGGCCACCAGGAAAGGAGAGCCCATCTGCTGTTTTGACTGCATCCCGTGCGCTGACGGAGAGATTAGCAACACAACTG GGTCCACTCAATGTGATCAATGTCCATCTGAGTTCTGGTCCAACGCAGAGCATACCGCCTGTGTCCTTCGCCAGCTGGACTTCCTTTCTTTCAATGAAACTTTGGGCATTACCCTCACAGCAGTTGCTGTTTCTGGTGTCACAGTGACAATTGCTGTGTTTGTGGTGTTCCTTTACTATCGTCAGACACCAATG GTGCGAGCCAACAACTCAGAGCTCAGCTTTCTGCTACTCCTGTCGCTGAAGCTCTGCTTTCTGTGCTCGCTGGTGTTCATTGGCCGTCCCTCGGTGTGGTCATGTCGCTTCCAGCAGGCAGCCTTTGGGATCAGCTTTGTCCTTTGTGTTTCCTGCCTACAAGTGAAAACAATTGTGGTTCTGGCAGCATTCCGCTCAGCTCGGCCTGGTGCTGGAGCACTTATGAAGTGGTTCGGTCCCGGGCAGCAGAGAGGAAGTGTCTGCTTCTTTACATCCATACAG GTTATCATCTGTATTATTTGGCTGTCTCTTAGTCCTCCAGAGCCTCAACCCGACTTGGAGATCCCAGGGTTACATGTTACCCTGAAGTGTGCCATGGACTCTGTGGTTGGCTTCTCTCTAGTGCTAGGCTACATTGGCCTCCTGGGCTGCACCAGCCTCCTTTTGGCCTTTCTTGGCAGGAAACTCCCGGACAACTTCAACGAGGCCAAACTGATCACCTTTAGCATGCTGATTTTCTGTGCTGTCTGGGTGGCTTTTGTTCCTGCTTATGTGAGTTCACCTGGAAAATATGCGGTTGCAGTGGAAATTTTTGCCATCCTTGCCTCGAGTTACGGGTTACTCTTCTGCATCTTTGCGCCAAAGTGTTTCATCATTCTTTTGAGACCAGAGAAAAACACTAAGAAGCATCTGATGGCAAGACAGTAA